One genomic segment of Catalinimonas alkaloidigena includes these proteins:
- a CDS encoding Gfo/Idh/MocA family protein, whose translation MSEKSTTTHTVGIIMNGVTGRMGTNQHLMRSIVEIIKQGGVRISPTETIMPDPILVGRNAAKLEKLCKMSGIEKYTTNLDEVMHDDHYSIYFDSQTTGRRATAVKQAAEAGKHVYCEKPTAVDTATALDIYKFCQEKGVKNGVVQDKLFLPGMRKVQRLIENGFFGEILSIRGEFGYWVFEGDTIPAQRPSWNYKKEEDGGIIVDMLCHWRYVLDGIFGNVKAVSCLGATHIPERVDEQGNTYKATADDSAYATFELDGGIIAHFNSSWTVRVRRDDLLTLQIDGTKGSAVAGLRDCWIQHYGNTPKPVWNPDIPQPINFYEGWAKVPDQEFHDNAFKVQWEMFLRHVVKDEPFPYSLLEGAKGVQLAEKGLESWEKRCWVDIPSLS comes from the coding sequence ATGAGCGAAAAGAGCACGACTACCCATACGGTAGGTATTATTATGAACGGAGTGACCGGACGCATGGGCACCAACCAACACCTGATGCGTTCTATCGTTGAAATTATCAAGCAAGGTGGCGTCAGGATCAGCCCTACTGAGACGATCATGCCCGATCCTATTTTAGTAGGTCGTAATGCAGCAAAACTGGAGAAGCTGTGCAAGATGTCAGGTATTGAAAAATATACCACTAATCTGGATGAGGTGATGCATGATGACCACTACTCCATTTATTTTGACTCACAGACTACCGGCCGCCGTGCCACTGCCGTAAAGCAGGCTGCTGAGGCTGGGAAGCACGTATATTGTGAAAAACCTACTGCCGTAGATACAGCCACTGCCTTAGACATCTACAAATTCTGCCAGGAAAAAGGTGTGAAAAATGGTGTAGTTCAGGATAAGCTCTTTCTGCCAGGTATGCGCAAAGTGCAGCGACTCATTGAGAATGGCTTCTTCGGAGAAATTCTTTCTATCCGTGGAGAGTTTGGCTACTGGGTATTTGAAGGAGACACTATTCCCGCACAACGCCCTTCATGGAACTACAAGAAAGAAGAAGATGGTGGTATTATTGTAGATATGCTTTGCCACTGGCGCTATGTACTGGATGGTATCTTTGGTAATGTAAAAGCTGTCTCCTGCCTCGGCGCTACGCATATTCCTGAACGTGTGGATGAACAAGGCAATACTTACAAAGCCACCGCTGATGATTCTGCCTATGCTACTTTTGAGCTAGACGGTGGTATCATCGCACATTTCAACTCCTCATGGACCGTACGTGTCCGCCGTGACGATCTGCTCACCCTGCAGATTGATGGTACCAAAGGCTCAGCAGTGGCCGGCCTGCGTGATTGCTGGATACAGCACTATGGCAATACCCCCAAGCCGGTCTGGAATCCTGATATTCCGCAGCCTATCAACTTTTATGAAGGCTGGGCAAAAGTACCGGATCAGGAATTTCATGACAATGCTTTCAAAGTGCAGTGGGAGATGTTCCTGCGTCATGTCGTGAAAGATGAGCCGTTTCCATATTCCCTGCTAGAAGGAGCCAAAGGCGTTCAATTGGCGGAAAAAGGGCTGGAAAGCTGGGAGAAACGCTGCTGGGTAGATATTCCTTCGCTGAGTTAA
- a CDS encoding sugar phosphate isomerase/epimerase family protein has product MENLNQLCVHTVTTKPWPIEIAAEKFAQAGVSGITVWRDALDGRDIQQTGDMLRQHKLEIVSLCRGGFFPATSADKRKLAIDDNKKAIDEAAALGAPAVVLVCGADPAQPLSTSRKQIQEAIEVLIPHAEANQVKLSIEPLHPMYADTRSAINTLAQANDMAESINSPWVGIAVDVYHLWWDDLLQAEIMRCGRNGNLFAFHICDWKSPTEDMLLDRGLMGEGCINVPEIRSWVEDAGFTGMYEVEIFSERYWRMDQQEFLDKIIKAYLEKS; this is encoded by the coding sequence TTGGAAAACTTAAATCAACTTTGTGTACATACGGTCACAACCAAGCCCTGGCCGATAGAAATAGCCGCAGAAAAGTTTGCTCAGGCTGGAGTCAGTGGGATTACAGTCTGGAGAGATGCATTGGACGGACGCGATATTCAACAGACCGGTGACATGCTCAGGCAGCACAAGCTGGAAATTGTATCGCTTTGTCGTGGGGGTTTCTTTCCTGCTACTTCTGCTGACAAACGAAAACTAGCGATTGACGACAACAAAAAAGCCATAGACGAAGCCGCAGCGCTGGGAGCGCCAGCGGTCGTTTTGGTCTGTGGCGCTGATCCTGCCCAGCCTTTATCAACATCTCGCAAGCAGATACAGGAGGCTATTGAAGTCCTCATTCCTCATGCGGAAGCCAATCAAGTAAAATTATCCATAGAACCGCTGCATCCCATGTATGCGGACACCCGCTCAGCCATCAATACCCTGGCACAGGCTAATGACATGGCAGAGTCTATCAACTCACCCTGGGTGGGTATAGCGGTAGATGTGTATCACCTCTGGTGGGACGATCTTTTACAGGCAGAAATAATGCGATGTGGTCGTAACGGAAACCTGTTTGCATTCCATATTTGTGACTGGAAATCACCTACTGAAGATATGCTGCTGGACAGAGGACTGATGGGTGAAGGCTGTATCAATGTACCAGAAATCCGGAGCTGGGTAGAAGATGCAGGATTTACAGGCATGTATGAAGTAGAAATATTCTCTGAGCGCTACTGGAGGATGGACCAGCAGGAATTTCTGGACAAGATCATCAAAGCCTATTTGGAAAAAAGCTAA
- a CDS encoding GNAT family N-acetyltransferase, with protein sequence MHTKPIQITEASSEEDYTLGRLLFMQYAEHLGFPLDFQKFEDELAHLQSMYARPKGVLLLAKQDDGQTLGCVAVRPLEPKVAELKRMYVTEQCRGNGAGKKLLQSALAISKTLGYDLIRLDTLSSMLPAIHLYREAGFYEIPAYCYNPFDNAMFFEKKITN encoded by the coding sequence ATGCATACGAAACCCATCCAAATCACAGAAGCTTCATCGGAAGAGGATTACACCCTGGGCAGGTTATTATTTATGCAGTATGCAGAGCACTTAGGCTTTCCTCTGGATTTTCAAAAATTTGAAGACGAACTAGCCCATTTGCAAAGCATGTATGCACGTCCCAAGGGCGTACTGCTATTGGCAAAGCAAGATGATGGGCAGACACTTGGCTGTGTTGCTGTTCGTCCGCTGGAACCTAAAGTAGCTGAGCTCAAAAGAATGTATGTGACCGAGCAATGCAGAGGAAATGGTGCGGGCAAAAAACTTTTGCAAAGCGCATTAGCTATCAGCAAAACATTGGGTTATGACCTTATCCGTCTGGATACACTTTCCAGCATGCTGCCGGCCATCCATCTTTATCGGGAAGCAGGCTTTTACGAAATACCGGCTTACTGTTATAATCCTTTTGACAATGCCATGTTTTTTGAAAAAAAAATAACGAACTGA
- a CDS encoding single-stranded DNA-binding protein: MNAMKNRVQLIGRLGQDPEVRTLNSGRMVAQFSLATSEVYKNSAGERVQDTQWHQVIAWGKLAEISENLLIKGQEVVVEGKISYRNYEDKNGIKRYVTEIIASDIMLVGKRLKEKGSEVAEQEAAYEELPF, encoded by the coding sequence ATGAATGCAATGAAAAATCGCGTACAATTGATTGGAAGGTTAGGGCAGGATCCTGAAGTGAGAACTTTGAACAGTGGCAGGATGGTCGCGCAGTTTTCTTTGGCTACTTCTGAAGTTTACAAGAATAGTGCTGGCGAACGTGTACAGGATACGCAGTGGCATCAGGTAATTGCCTGGGGCAAGCTTGCCGAGATCAGTGAAAACCTGCTGATCAAAGGGCAGGAAGTAGTGGTAGAAGGTAAAATCAGCTACCGCAATTATGAAGATAAAAATGGTATCAAAAGATATGTGACTGAAATCATCGCTTCGGATATCATGCTGGTAGGTAAGCGACTGAAAGAAAAAGGCTCTGAAGTAGCTGAGCAGGAAGCCGCTTACGAAGAACTACCCTTTTAA
- a CDS encoding glycoside hydrolase family 88 protein codes for MLKINQQLKAEDLLPKIERLWELSAAKIQNIEDKYDKSKGSPVFTVKGRYTTRGWTEWTQGFQYGSAILQFDATGDQKFLKSGKENTVKLMAPHVSHIGVHDHGFNNVSTYGNLLRLMKEGKIAHNEWEQNFYELALKISGAVQATRWTPIKTGGFIHSFNGPHSLFVDTIRSCRSLMVGHQFGHVLQTENDVKINLLKRALMHIKATADYSVYYGEGRDSYDVRGRTAHEQIFNTKDGNYRCPNSQQGYTGFSTWTRGLAWAMCGFPEELEFVDTLSDEDLSAYGERDEIVGFMLKAAQAACDFFIENTPTDGIPYWDTGAPKLHKLGDYLNRPSDPYNDYEPIDSSAAAIGAQGLLRLGKYLMSKGKDEAGKKYYQAGLTVLDSLFEEPYISVDENHQGLLLHSIYHEPNGWDYVPEGSKIANGESSMWGDYHAREVALYVQRLAKNEPYYTFYRCGE; via the coding sequence ATGCTAAAAATCAATCAACAACTTAAAGCAGAAGATCTTCTACCTAAAATTGAACGTCTTTGGGAGCTTTCTGCTGCTAAAATTCAGAACATTGAAGACAAGTACGATAAATCCAAAGGTTCTCCGGTATTTACTGTAAAAGGCAGATACACCACCCGTGGCTGGACGGAATGGACACAGGGTTTTCAGTACGGCTCTGCCATCTTACAGTTTGATGCTACCGGTGATCAAAAATTTTTGAAAAGCGGAAAGGAAAATACTGTTAAACTCATGGCTCCTCATGTCAGCCACATTGGGGTGCATGACCATGGCTTCAATAATGTAAGTACCTACGGTAACCTGCTCCGCCTGATGAAGGAAGGCAAAATTGCGCATAACGAATGGGAGCAAAATTTTTACGAGCTGGCGCTCAAAATCTCCGGAGCGGTACAGGCTACCCGCTGGACGCCTATCAAAACCGGCGGATTTATCCACTCTTTCAACGGTCCTCACTCCCTTTTCGTAGATACCATTCGCTCCTGCCGTTCTCTTATGGTAGGTCATCAGTTTGGACATGTATTGCAAACTGAGAATGATGTTAAGATTAATTTGCTGAAAAGAGCCCTGATGCATATCAAAGCTACGGCCGACTACTCAGTGTACTACGGAGAAGGGAGGGACAGCTACGATGTACGGGGACGTACTGCGCACGAACAGATATTCAATACCAAAGATGGCAACTACCGCTGCCCTAACTCTCAGCAAGGCTATACCGGATTCAGTACCTGGACCAGAGGACTTGCCTGGGCGATGTGTGGCTTCCCGGAAGAGTTAGAATTTGTTGATACGCTCAGTGATGAGGACCTGTCAGCCTATGGGGAAAGAGACGAAATCGTAGGCTTCATGCTGAAAGCAGCCCAGGCTGCCTGCGATTTTTTCATTGAAAACACTCCCACCGATGGCATTCCTTACTGGGATACTGGTGCCCCTAAACTGCATAAGTTAGGTGACTACCTCAATCGTCCTTCCGACCCATATAATGATTATGAACCCATTGATAGTTCGGCAGCAGCCATAGGTGCGCAAGGATTATTAAGGCTTGGCAAATACCTAATGTCTAAAGGTAAAGACGAGGCTGGCAAGAAATATTATCAGGCAGGTCTGACTGTATTGGACTCGCTTTTTGAAGAGCCTTACATCAGTGTAGATGAAAACCACCAGGGGTTACTGCTGCACTCTATTTACCATGAACCCAATGGCTGGGATTATGTACCGGAAGGCAGCAAAATTGCCAATGGAGAGTCCAGTATGTGGGGAGATTACCATGCCCGTGAAGTAGCACTGTATGTCCAGCGACTCGCTAAAAATGAGCCTTACTATACATTCTATCGCTGCGGAGAATAA
- a CDS encoding M61 family metallopeptidase, with translation MIHYNISYTYPNRQLIDFELEFTPQEKTTLLQLPAWRPGRYELGNFAKNIQSLSMQDEKGKTVAFRKVSKDQWQVSTHNIQTLTVRYSYYAAEMTAGSCWLDEEQIYINFVNCIIFPLERLEEPYRIKLNLPEHYKIVCGLKEVKKFVLEAPNFYQLAESPMIASSKPTHWQYEVNGSRFHLWFQGNVHLDKEATLRDFERFTKVQIDAMGDFPCEDYHFIYQFLPYRSYHGVEHFNSTLVVLGPAEEIRQRSKLYHDFIGVSSHELFHTWNIIRIRPKEMMPYDYSRENYFTTGYVAEGATTYYGDLFLARGGVISKQEYFDELNKIFKRHFENFGRFYYSLAASSFDLWLDGYVAGIPNRKVSIYVKGAIISLMLDLTLRKHTQNQHSLDTLMKELWINFGKEKRGYSPQDILEIASRLAGKPLDRFFNKYVEGVVPVEEELNALLRTVGCQLKVNDSGSLSERWYGFRAMQKEGKLLVGTIEPDSPADKALSKEDEIIAINGQKYNESPDELLDDSHQVEITVVRRQKLMTVTLVQDSKTYFKQYTIAQRGDASEAEKQSFEKWLNIAL, from the coding sequence ATGATTCATTATAACATATCTTATACATATCCCAATCGCCAGCTAATAGATTTTGAGCTTGAATTTACGCCTCAGGAAAAAACCACCTTGCTACAACTGCCTGCCTGGAGGCCAGGACGCTATGAGTTAGGCAACTTCGCCAAAAACATCCAAAGCCTGAGCATGCAGGATGAAAAAGGTAAGACTGTCGCCTTCCGTAAAGTCAGCAAAGATCAGTGGCAGGTCAGTACACATAATATCCAAACCCTGACAGTAAGATACAGCTACTATGCCGCTGAGATGACCGCCGGCTCCTGCTGGCTTGACGAGGAGCAAATATACATCAACTTTGTAAATTGTATTATTTTTCCTCTGGAGAGACTGGAAGAACCTTACCGTATCAAACTTAATCTCCCTGAGCACTACAAAATTGTTTGTGGCCTCAAAGAAGTAAAAAAGTTTGTGCTGGAAGCGCCTAATTTTTACCAGCTTGCTGAGTCACCCATGATCGCCAGCAGCAAACCAACGCACTGGCAGTATGAAGTAAATGGCTCACGCTTTCACCTTTGGTTTCAGGGCAATGTACACCTGGATAAAGAAGCTACACTGCGGGATTTTGAGCGCTTCACCAAAGTACAGATAGACGCTATGGGAGACTTCCCTTGTGAAGATTATCATTTTATTTATCAGTTCCTTCCCTATCGTTCTTATCATGGGGTGGAGCATTTCAACTCCACGCTCGTCGTCCTCGGCCCGGCAGAAGAGATCAGGCAAAGAAGTAAGCTTTATCACGATTTTATCGGAGTAAGCTCACACGAACTTTTTCATACCTGGAATATCATCCGCATTCGTCCCAAAGAAATGATGCCCTATGACTACAGCCGGGAAAATTACTTTACTACCGGCTATGTAGCTGAAGGGGCTACAACTTACTATGGTGACTTATTCCTGGCCCGCGGAGGAGTGATCAGCAAGCAGGAATATTTTGACGAACTGAATAAGATCTTTAAGCGGCACTTTGAAAACTTCGGGAGGTTCTATTATTCGCTGGCGGCCTCTTCTTTTGACCTTTGGCTGGATGGCTACGTAGCTGGTATTCCCAATCGTAAAGTCTCCATCTATGTAAAAGGAGCCATCATCAGCCTGATGCTTGACCTTACACTACGTAAGCATACGCAAAACCAGCATTCCCTGGATACGCTGATGAAAGAGTTGTGGATCAATTTTGGAAAAGAAAAAAGAGGCTACTCGCCTCAGGACATCCTAGAAATAGCCTCCCGACTGGCCGGCAAACCTCTGGATCGTTTTTTCAACAAATATGTAGAAGGTGTAGTGCCAGTAGAAGAAGAACTAAACGCTCTCCTCCGTACGGTAGGCTGCCAGCTGAAAGTGAATGATTCCGGAAGTCTGAGTGAGAGATGGTACGGATTCAGAGCTATGCAGAAAGAAGGAAAATTATTGGTGGGTACTATTGAACCCGACTCTCCGGCGGATAAGGCCCTATCTAAAGAGGATGAGATTATAGCCATCAATGGTCAAAAATACAATGAGTCTCCCGATGAACTGCTGGATGATAGCCACCAGGTGGAAATCACGGTGGTGAGAAGGCAAAAACTGATGACCGTGACTTTGGTACAGGATAGCAAAACTTATTTTAAGCAGTACACCATTGCACAAAGAGGCGATGCTTCAGAAGCTGAGAAGCAGAGTTTTGAGAAATGGTTAAACATAGCTTTGTAG
- the crcB gene encoding fluoride efflux transporter CrcB: MLSNLLLVGIGGFLGSALRFLISVMINRQVSTHFPFGTFTVNIFGSLLIGILYGLWVREFVDDNASRIWISGFCGGFTTFSTFSYDSLTLINHGQYLTFIIYAAASVVLGLAAVFAGMSLVRFT, translated from the coding sequence ATGTTATCAAATCTATTACTTGTAGGCATTGGAGGCTTTTTGGGTAGTGCTCTACGTTTTCTGATTTCAGTAATGATCAACCGCCAGGTAAGTACACATTTTCCGTTTGGTACTTTTACGGTAAATATTTTTGGAAGCCTTTTGATAGGTATACTCTATGGTTTGTGGGTGCGTGAGTTTGTGGATGATAATGCCAGTAGAATATGGATATCGGGTTTTTGCGGGGGCTTTACCACCTTTTCTACCTTTTCTTACGATAGCCTCACCCTTATCAATCATGGTCAGTACCTCACCTTTATTATTTATGCTGCCGCCAGCGTAGTTTTAGGTCTGGCCGCGGTCTTTGCCGGCATGTCACTCGTACGCTTCACTTAA
- a CDS encoding DUF4864 domain-containing protein: MKRTLLISFSVLTVLFLAYILWNNNEPTSTEPESISVKSVREELVPLPSLGPQEVVNIQLQAMQNNNQPYENHGIEVAFRFASPSNKENTGPLNQFIKLVQNDTYSSLLNFKQYGLDDVDVKGDKAIQKVTLINEDDKPAVFYFKLSRQQEEPYADCWMTDGVIPY, translated from the coding sequence ATGAAAAGAACTTTACTCATCAGTTTTTCAGTGCTAACGGTGCTGTTTTTAGCATATATTCTTTGGAATAATAATGAGCCAACTTCTACTGAGCCTGAATCTATTTCCGTTAAGAGTGTGCGAGAAGAATTGGTCCCATTACCTTCTTTAGGCCCGCAGGAAGTGGTTAACATCCAATTGCAAGCTATGCAAAATAATAATCAACCCTATGAAAATCATGGTATTGAAGTAGCTTTTCGTTTTGCTTCACCCTCTAACAAAGAAAATACCGGTCCGCTAAACCAATTTATAAAACTGGTACAAAATGATACTTATTCATCTCTACTAAACTTCAAGCAGTACGGATTGGATGACGTAGATGTTAAAGGTGATAAAGCGATTCAGAAAGTGACACTGATCAACGAAGATGACAAGCCTGCGGTATTCTATTTTAAGCTATCACGTCAGCAGGAAGAGCCTTATGCTGACTGCTGGATGACCGACGGCGTAATCCCTTACTAA
- a CDS encoding hybrid sensor histidine kinase/response regulator — protein sequence MRMNRSFYLKSKVLLGFGFILIAIAVASGIAYNSYDQLSYAVQTISNPDAKLQQIDSIMFMVDRSENSLQEYTITKSARKLREYDSRVLEIRSRVQALKEMSAFDESELDSILALINAKLVSMDDFMRIKEQRDAFQFYDKALAQLNAEAPQKKDSTQLAVASDTVNANDNAPNKVEPNRIDNEADKKWLQNLKKSVVGFFSKKDQETDSTSLATAQDSLSVDTTSLANLSVDSVRQMLTTLKSEQAATEKYLDKQELKYLSNNAEVMNRINDLISRVKQAQQEKYQAQSAEARNILQSSLSRLGIILLVALGSTFIFIYLIFSDIAKSDSLKLQLEKAKAQAEQLASVKEDFLANMSHEIRTPLTAILGFTHQLKKTSMKKTQEEYLSAVDSSSSHLLALVNDILDFSKIEAGQLNFEHQPFDIKELIEQVQRDMSFQADKKGLQIHIEIEGENYRYLNGDAFRLRQVLYNLVSNAIKFTEEGGVIIRCKLKSMSEGKVKAQLEVIDTGIGIPQEKQQHVFEAFVQSDVSDTRKYGGTGLGLSISKRIVESQGGEMALESEVGEGATFYVALPFDVSSKEEVESTVKTSDSSREFMFSDSKILIIDDDQLNTKLLTLLMEKRGVQSYIAHSGEEGLQILKDRSVDLVFTDLQMPGMHGDEVAAHIRASEKADLIIVAFTARVTEDKHYFEDRGFTDVLHKPFNEKEVYQLLDKYLLPIPETSETASTINGFQEVESLDKEANDKFYTLDNIVRFIGDDQDALLGFIESFSGVLQDSSEKMKNAIESGDYEAVAYHAHKLFPNIQQLQVQELTPLLRKLEHQGQQLKDGEVENKFPWKEKVSEVLKLTEKLLAALNQKKELLKTQVS from the coding sequence ATGCGTATGAACCGTTCTTTTTACCTCAAGTCAAAAGTACTCCTTGGTTTCGGTTTTATCCTCATAGCTATTGCGGTGGCATCAGGGATAGCATACAATAGCTATGACCAATTATCATATGCGGTGCAGACAATCTCAAATCCGGATGCTAAGCTTCAGCAGATAGATAGTATTATGTTTATGGTTGACAGGTCTGAGAATAGTCTTCAGGAGTATACCATTACCAAAAGCGCCAGAAAGCTTCGTGAGTACGATTCCAGAGTTTTGGAAATTCGCTCCAGAGTCCAGGCCCTTAAAGAAATGAGTGCATTTGATGAAAGTGAGCTAGACTCTATTCTCGCCTTAATCAATGCTAAACTGGTAAGTATGGATGATTTTATGAGGATCAAAGAGCAGCGTGATGCCTTTCAGTTTTATGATAAAGCCTTGGCGCAGCTTAATGCTGAAGCTCCACAGAAAAAAGATTCAACCCAACTAGCCGTAGCCAGTGATACTGTAAATGCAAACGATAATGCCCCAAATAAAGTAGAGCCTAATCGTATAGATAATGAAGCAGATAAAAAATGGCTTCAGAATTTGAAAAAAAGTGTTGTTGGATTTTTTAGTAAAAAAGATCAAGAAACAGATAGTACCTCATTAGCCACGGCCCAAGATTCATTGTCCGTTGATACCACCTCCTTAGCAAATTTAAGTGTAGATTCAGTGCGACAGATGCTGACTACACTTAAAAGTGAGCAGGCTGCTACTGAAAAGTACCTGGACAAGCAAGAGTTAAAATATTTGTCTAACAATGCTGAGGTGATGAACCGAATCAATGACCTGATTAGCAGAGTGAAGCAAGCCCAGCAGGAAAAGTATCAGGCACAGTCGGCTGAAGCCAGAAATATACTACAAAGCTCTTTGTCACGACTAGGAATTATCTTGCTGGTAGCTTTAGGCAGCACTTTTATCTTCATCTATCTTATCTTTTCTGACATTGCCAAAAGTGACTCTCTAAAGTTACAGCTGGAAAAAGCCAAGGCGCAGGCCGAGCAGCTTGCCAGCGTGAAGGAAGATTTTCTCGCCAACATGAGTCATGAAATCCGTACCCCTCTCACGGCTATCCTTGGCTTTACCCATCAACTGAAAAAAACCAGCATGAAAAAAACGCAGGAAGAGTACCTTTCTGCAGTTGACAGTTCTTCTTCTCACCTCCTGGCACTGGTCAATGATATCCTTGATTTTTCTAAAATTGAAGCTGGGCAACTAAATTTTGAACACCAGCCTTTTGACATTAAGGAACTCATTGAGCAGGTACAGCGCGACATGAGCTTCCAGGCTGATAAGAAAGGTTTACAGATTCACATTGAAATAGAAGGAGAAAACTATCGCTATCTGAACGGAGACGCATTTCGGCTTAGACAGGTTTTATATAATCTGGTTTCCAATGCGATTAAATTTACCGAAGAAGGAGGGGTAATTATTCGTTGCAAACTGAAGTCAATGAGTGAGGGTAAAGTGAAGGCTCAGCTAGAAGTAATTGATACTGGAATTGGCATTCCTCAGGAAAAACAACAGCATGTTTTTGAAGCCTTTGTTCAATCTGATGTATCTGATACCCGAAAGTACGGAGGTACTGGTCTGGGATTGTCTATCAGTAAGAGAATCGTGGAGTCACAAGGGGGTGAGATGGCATTAGAAAGTGAGGTAGGAGAGGGGGCTACCTTTTATGTAGCTTTACCATTTGATGTATCTTCTAAAGAAGAGGTAGAAAGTACTGTCAAAACTTCAGATTCCTCAAGAGAGTTTATGTTTTCGGACAGTAAGATACTAATTATTGACGATGACCAGCTTAATACCAAGTTACTAACCTTGCTCATGGAAAAGAGGGGGGTGCAGAGCTATATAGCCCATAGTGGTGAAGAAGGATTGCAAATACTAAAAGATAGGTCCGTAGATCTAGTTTTCACCGATTTGCAGATGCCGGGTATGCATGGTGATGAGGTGGCCGCGCATATCAGGGCTTCTGAAAAAGCTGATCTTATAATTGTGGCTTTTACAGCCAGGGTGACTGAGGATAAGCATTATTTTGAAGACCGAGGTTTTACGGATGTCTTGCACAAGCCTTTCAATGAAAAGGAGGTATATCAGCTTCTTGATAAATATCTTCTTCCTATACCGGAAACCTCAGAGACAGCTTCAACAATAAATGGGTTTCAGGAAGTAGAGAGTTTAGATAAAGAAGCTAACGATAAGTTTTACACTCTTGATAATATTGTTCGCTTTATAGGTGATGATCAGGATGCGCTTTTAGGATTCATTGAGAGTTTTAGTGGCGTATTACAGGACTCTAGTGAAAAAATGAAAAATGCTATTGAATCAGGTGACTATGAAGCTGTGGCTTATCATGCGCATAAGTTGTTTCCTAATATTCAGCAACTTCAAGTACAAGAACTCACACCGCTCCTGAGAAAACTAGAACATCAGGGGCAGCAGTTGAAAGATGGAGAGGTAGAAAACAAATTTCCCTGGAAAGAAAAAGTAAGTGAGGTACTAAAACT